Part of the Natrialbaceae archaeon AArc-T1-2 genome, CTTCGACGTGGACGATCTCCCGGTAGGCCGAACAGAACTGCGAGTAGTTGACGTTCGTATCGAACGTCGACTCCGAGACGTCGACGTTGTCCTGCAGGACCGACAGCGACCCCGCTCCGTCGATCACGAGGTCGGCCTCGTAAGTGACTGGGTCGCCGTCCCGGACCGCCTCGACGCCCGTGACGCGCCCGTCGCCGTTCTGGCGGACGTCCTGGACGAGCGTATCGTAGTGAAACGCCGCACCTGCTTCGCCGGCGCCCTCGATGATGCGTTTTCCGTACTCCCAGCGATCGATGACCGCGAGCTCTCCCGGGATCGGAATCTCGAGGACGGTGTCCTCCTGTGGGATCTCGAACCGACCGTGGTCGACGCCGGTGTTCGTAAAGGCGGGCTCGAGCTGGGACTTCGGGATGGCGTCGGGAAAGGAGGCGGCTCCTTTCAGCGCGTCGCCACAGGCGATGTGGCCCGCCTCTTTGGCTGACTTTCGCTCGAGTACGACCACGTCGTAGCCCTCGCGGGCGACCGTCGCGGCGGCATAACAGCCAGCGGTGCCGGCACCGGCGACCACGACGTCGTACGTCTGTGTTCCCGCCGTACCGGCGGTGGTATCCTCTTGAACACTCATGCTCTACTCTGTCGGTTGGAACGAGAAAACGTTTGTCTTGAAATCTGTCGCTTTTCGTGGGCCAAAACGTCCAGAAAAAGTAAAGTTGCGCGTTTGCCTACTACTGACTATGACGGAGTACATCGTCGAGTTCGTCGGCACCGGTGAGACGATCACGTGCTCGGATAAAGAAACAATTCTTAGCCGCTGTCTCGAGGAAGGAATCACTCAGGAATACTCCTGTCGCGTCGGCATGTGTCTGGCCTGTTCGGCCGAGATTATCGAGGGTGAGGTCACCCAACCAGCCGCTCGCGGACTCACGGAAGCGGAGGCCGAACGCTTCGCGTTGACCTGTATGGCCCGCCCGCAATCGGATCTAAAACTCGAACGCGGCGTGTATCCGCCGAGCATCGAAGACGGCGTCGATGCCGAGGCGACGAGCGACCCGACGCCAGCGGACGACTGATTCCGTACCCGACGGACTGACGGAGAGGATCGTTTGCTGTCTCGTTCTCGTTTTCGAGTCGTTCGAGGGTGAACAGGGCTTCGACGGTGAGAGAGCGGACTCGACGTGGCTCGAAAGCTCAGTCGACGAAGTCGATGTCGTCGGCCGGAGGACTGGCCTGCTCGTCGTCGGGACGGCCGTAGATCTGTGGCGACTCGACGCCCGTGACGACGATCATGGTTCGCATCTGTCCCTCGAGTGCCTCGTCGATCGAGGTACCCCAGATGATTCGTGCGTCGGGGTCGATCCGGTCGTAGATCTCTTCGACGACGCCTTCGGCTTCTTCGATGGCCATGTCCGAGCCGCCGGTGACGTTGACCAGCGCGGAACTCGCACTGGAGATGTCGACGTCGAGAAGCGGCGAGCGAAGCGCGGTCTTGACCGAGTCTTCGGCTTTCGCTTCGGAGTCGGACTCGCCGAGGCCGATCATGGCGACGCCGCCACGCTCCATGACGGTTCGAACGTCAGCGAAGTCTAAGTTGACGAGACCGGGTTTCGTGATGAGTTCGGTGATGCCCTTGACGCTTCGCATGAGCACCTCGTCGCTGACTTTGAACGCCTGTCTGACGGGGAGTTTGCCGACCGAGTCGAGCAGCCGATCGTTCGGGACGACGATCACCGTATCGGAGACGTCACGCAGCCGTTCCAGGCCCGCCTCGGCGTTGGTTCGACGAACCTCGCCTTCCGCGGTAAACGGCGTCGTGACGATCGAGATCGTCAATGCGCCGGCCTCGCGGGCGGCTTTCGCGACGACGGGTGCCGAACCGGTCCCCGTCCCGCCGCCGAGGCCGGCGGTGACGAAGACCATGTCCGAGCCCTCGACGGCGTTGTAGATGTCTCCCTGGCTCTCGAGGGCAGCCTCTTCACCGACCTGTGGAAGCGAACCGGCACCACGGCCGCCGGTTTTCTCCTCGCCCATCAGGATCTTCGTATCCGCTTCGATCTCGACGAGGTGTTGGACGTCGGTGTTCGCGGCGACGAGTTTCGCGCCGTGGATGCCCTCCTCTTGCATCCGGTTGACGGTGTTGCCGCCTGCACCGCCACAGCCGACGACCGTGATGTCCGTCTGGAGGTCGTCGAGTACGTCGGCCAGTTCGTCGTCGGTCATCGTGCCCGACGCGTGTTCCGTCTCGGCGTCGGCCTCCCCGGGGATCTCGGATCCCTCCCCGCTTTCGGCCTCGTCGATGGCGTCTTCGACAATCGAGTCCATTCTTGAACCGGTATAATAGATCGAGCGTAATTACCTTTCCCCTACACGTCAGACGGACGTCTGACGACGTAAAACTTCATTACCTATCAACGTATTTCTGCACCGGAGTAACCCCTCCTGCACCGATATATTCCGTACCTAACTCGCGTATGATACGTTATATCGGGAACCGTATCGTTCGCTCGACGTGGACTGCCTCCGGATCGATTTCGCCGCCGTCGACGATTACCGACTCGCCGTCTGCCAGCCGGCCGAACTTCGGCCCTTCTGGAACGCCCGCCTCGCGCGCGAGCGCCGGGTCGAACGCTGTCTCCCGGACGACGACGGCCTCGTCCGTTATCGAAACCGCGTCGTAGCCGTCCTCGAGCACGTCCGCCAGCGCTTCGACGACCTCCTCGCGCGCATCGGCATCGGCTACGGCGGCCCGCCCCCCGACGCGGCTCCCGCCGTTTTCGGTCTCGAACGCGACGGTCCGGTCGGCGACGGCACTCCACGCCCGGTCGGGATCGATCCCCTCGGCCGCGTCGACCAGCTCGTCCGGGAGCGAGACGACGGCAGCGGGTGTCGTCCGCTCACGTCCGAACCGGACGCCATCCGAGACGGTTCCGAGTTCACCCTCGACCGTCTCGACGAGCGATCGCGACCGGTCGCCGACCTCCCGGAGCCACGTCTCGCCGACGACGCGATACCCCAGCTCCTCGAGGACGTCCTCGAGGACCGGTCGGCCGCCCTCGACGACGGCGAGATCCGTCCGGCTCCGCTCGAACGCCGCCTCGAGGATGTCGCGGCTCTCGTCGGGATCGCCCATCGCTTCGAGGGCCCACTCTGCGGCGACGTGGCCGACGGCCCACGACGTCTCGCGGACGATACGCTCGAACCGCGGGACGTAGTGTCCGCCACCGAAGCCGACGACCTGTCGTCGCGGGATTGATTCGTCGTCCCGACAGGTCGGAGCTGTGCTGTCTGCGAACGGCTCGCGGTGGGGGGACACGCCTCGCAGGTCGAGAATGGCACGGGCGACGGCCTCGGCACCGGCGGGGTCGTCCCACTGGGTCTGGTCACTCCCTAGCTCCGCGAACAGCGAGGGAACGCCGACGTCCGTCGGGCCGTGGTGGGTACACTCCATGCCGACGTCGTACCCTGCCGGTGCGTACTCGTCGAAGGCCTCGAGTAGCCTTGCGAGCGCGTTCGGACAGGTCCGCGCCAGTGTGCCGTCTTCGCCGCCGTACTCGGCCGGGCCGAAGTTGCCCGTGAAATGGCCCGTCAGCAACGGGCCGGTTTCGCCCGAGTGTCTGGAGGCGAACACGAGCAGCTCCGGCTCACAGTCGAAAGCTTCCGCTGGTCGTTCGAGCTCGAGGTGAATCTCGTCGAACGACCGGAGTTCGGCACCCTCGGTTCGGTACCAGGTGCCGCCACCGTCGCTGGCGGGGCGGGTATCGTCCCGGCGTCGCTCCCAGTCGACGAGCTCGCGCAAGAGCGTACAGATGTGTTCTGAGGCGCTATCGGCGCGGCTTTCGACGATTGCGATCACATGGGTCGGTGAGCGGGCCGTCCCTGAATACGCTCCGTTTTGGTTCGACGTCCCGTCTCCAGTTCCCGATCGAATGCGTCACCGAATCGAACTGAAATGCAATATTATCGACCACAGTTCGAATCTCTAACATATAAAAATATACGATTGTGAAGACTATTACCGTTCGGACAGCTACAACGAAGGCGTTTTCGACGGTTTGAGACGGCTCGAGACGGATCGTCTTAGTAATGGACTGTTGATGGCATCGATGGCACCGGTACTGGTCCCGGTAATACCAGCTTTCCAACAATAGTTTGTTACGCGTCGAATCCGCCACGATAATCGGTCGTTTGCCAGCGGTATGCGGTCTATACCAATACTGGTCGCACTCGCGCCAACGGAGTGTATGCACGCACTCGAAGACCGACGTCGGGTACCACTCCCGGACGACATCGTCTCGCTCTCACCGAAAACCAGACTCGTTTTTCACCGTCTCCAGCCCGGGGGCGAGACCCGCGATTACGTTCGACGAACGGACAACAGCCACGTTCCCGTCTAAATACGTATGACGGACACGTCAGCCCCCACCCGACGAGTCGAGCTTCGCGTTCGGAATCGACCGTCGGCCTGCGTTATCGACGCCGTAGAGACGACTATCTCGCGGCTGGAGCATCTCGCAGAAATCGACGCGATCGCGACCCTCGAGGTCGAAACCTGGAATACGACGACTCTGGATACGATCGACGCGTGCGAGTCCGAGAACGCCACCGCCCCCGTCGAACGCTTTCGAGCGTGGGCGCGCAGACGCGGCTGCACGCTCGAGCCGGCGTTCAGACGTCGGACGGTCGACTCTCTGATCGTATCGGAGACGTCCACCGAACTCGTCGTCCCGATCGTGACCGTCGCCGTCTACGAGGGAGACGACCTCGCGTGTGTGGCACCCTGCGTGTCCGGTGACGACGTCTACACCGTCGACGACTGCCTGCGTGCACTCGAGGACGGGTCGACGGAGCTTCTTCCCTCGTCGTTCGGTCAGGGAGAGTCGTCCGAGGACCTGGACCGTCCCGACCGCGAGTGGGCCTCGGCCTGAGCGGCGAGTCCGACGTTTCGTTCTGAACCGTGTGGTCACGACGCGACCATCGTTTGGGATCTCGAATCGGAATCCACAGTCGGTCCGCCGTCGCGTTCTTTAGGCGGCAACACGGAGAACGGATATGCACGTCGTCGTCAACGCCGCGATGAGCGCGGACGGCAAACTCTCCTCGAAGCGCCGCGAACAGCTCGCGATCAGCGGATCGGAGGACTTCGATCGCGTCGACCGACTGCGCGCCGACAGCGACGCCGTCGTCGTCGGCGTCGGCACCGTCCTCGCGGACGATCCACACCTCACACTCGACGATCCCGCCCGTCGAACGCGGCGACGGGAGGTCGGCGAGCCCGACCAGCCGGCTCGCGTCGTCGTCGACTCGAGAGCCCGGACGCCGGCCGACGCCCAGGTTCTCGACGACGCCGCGAGCACCTATCTGCTCGTCAGTGAGGCCGCACGCAGGAAGCGCCGGGCCGAACTCGCCCGCGACGGCCTCGAGTTCGTCACCGCCGGCGAGGATCGCGTCGACCTCCCGCAGGCGTTCGCCGCCCTCGAGCGAGAGGGCCTCGAACGGCTCATGGTCGAAGGCGGCGGCGAACTCATCTTCTCGCTGTTCGAAGCCGGCCTCGTCGATCGGTGTTCGGTGTTCGTCGGGCCGATGATCATCGGTGGCAGCGAGGCACCCACCCTCGCCGACGGCGAGGGGTTCCTCGAGGAGTTTCCCGAACTCGAACTCGCTGGGCTCGAGCAACTCGACGACGGCGTCGTTCTCCACTGGGACATCGAAGCCTGACGACCGATTCGGGAAGCGCGAAACCCGCGACGACAGTCGGTTCCTCCGCGTGTTACAGCTCGCCTTCGGCTTTCAGCCCCTCGATCACGTCGTCGACCAGCGAGTCGACGTCCTCGTAGGGAAACTCCTGGTGACTCGAGAGTCGCGTTCCGAGTTCCATCGCAGTCATACTCACGTCGCCGGATTCGAACGTCGTGCCTGGTCCGTCCGGCAGCGCCGGTACGAGGTCCATCTGGTTGGTGACGGGGTAATCTGCCCCCTCGAACGCCTCCGTGAGTTGTGTTCTCAGTTCTTCTTCGTCTGCCATGTGCGTCCGTGGCATGGACACGGAGTTAAGGATTCTGGAACAACGGGAAACGTATTGTGAGTTCTCAGACGCGGAACTGAATCTTTTTCACCTCGCTGTGTCACCGTATCGAGTATGCGGGAGACGCTTGCCGAGTGGCGGCCGGCGATAGACGACGCGATCGCCGATCTCCTCCCACGGGAGATCGACGACGAGTACCTCGAGTCGTTTTTCGGCGAGCCGACCTACGAATACGATCCGGACGGAATCCAGCGCGTACTCGCCGATCCGATCTGGGACTTGCTCGATCGCGGCGGTAAACGGTGGCGGGCCGTGCTCTTTCTCGTCTTCGTCGAGGCCTTCGGCGAAGAGCCCGACGCGTACCTGCCGTACGCCTGTATTCCCGAAATCTTGCACAACGGGACGATCATCGTCGACGACGTCGAAGACGAGGCGTCGATGCGCCGGGGCGAACCAGCGTTACACCACGAGTACGGCGAAGACGTCGCGCTCAACGCCGGCAACGCGATGTATTTCCTGCCGCTGAAACTGCTCACGCACGGTCCCGGCGAGTTGTCTCCCGAGACGCGACTCGAGGCCTACGAGATGCTGACACACGAACTCAACCGGACCCACCTCGGACAGGGGATGGACATCTGCTGGCACAACGAACGCGAGGTGCGGATCGACCGCGAACAGTACCTGGAGATGTGTGCCTGCAAGACCGGCTGTTTAGGTCGGATCGTCGCCCGACTCGCGGCGATCATCACCGACCAGCCAGCCGAGATCGAAGAACACGTCGCCACGTACGCCGAGTTGACCGCCGTCGCCTTCCAGATCGGTGACGACATCCTCGACGTGGAGAACTCACTCGGCCGCGCCGGCGAGTTCGGCAAGGCCTTCGGCAACGACGTCCGCGAAGGAAAGAAGACGCTGCTCGTCATCCACGCCATCGAGGAGAGTCCGCCTGCCGAGGCCGAACGCCTCGAGGCGATCCTCGGCGCCGAAACCAATACCGACGAAGAGATCCACGAGGCGCTCTCGATACTCGAGGAATCCGGCAGCATCGAGTACGCACGCGAACGGGCACTCGAACTCGCCGCCGAGGCGCGCGAGCACGTCCGGGAAGCCGACCTCGATCCCGAGACGACGAGACGACTCGAGGAGTTCACCGAGTTCGTCGTCGAACGCGAGGTCTGATCACGACCGTCGGAATCGTCCGAGCAGCTGGGTCAGCCGCGACGGCTTGGTCCACCGGCGGGCCAGAAGTAACGTACAATCGCTCCGTCGTGCGACCTGCTGGGCGATCGAACCGACGAGTCGGCGACGAAGCGCACCGCCCCGTGTCGCTCCCATGGCGACGACGTCGTGGTGCTCGGCCTCGTCGACGATCGCCCCCACCACGTCCTCGTCGGTGAGTACGGTCCCATCGACGCCAGCGACCGTCGGCTCCGCGACGCGTTCGTGGGACGGATCGTCCGCGTCTGCCACGTCGCCGCCGTCTACCCGCTCGTCAGTACCGGAGATGTCACTCGCTATCGCCGCGTTCGTCAGTTTCTCCGTGACCGTCCGGACGTTTTCGTGAGCCCGCGACCGATCCGCGTCGTCCGTCGCCACCGACAACACGAGCACGCGAGCGTCGTTTGCGACCGCGATCGCGTATCCGACCCGTGTAGCGAGTTCGGCGTGGGTACTGTCTGCGACCGGAACCAGCACGCTGTCGACGCCGTCTGCCGTCTCACCGATGCGCTCGACGAGCAGATCACACGGAGCCCGTTCGACGAGCGCGTCGACGGTCGTTCCCAGCACCGTCTCGGTCGGTCGCGTCGACTGGTGCCAGCCGACGAGCAGTTCGTCGGCGTCGACGTCGGTGACGGTCTCGAGAATCCCGTCGACGGCTCGTCGGGCGACGACCACCGAACCCGTGACCTCGACGTCGGCGTCGTCGCCGATCTCGATCGCCCGATCGATGATCGCGCTGTGTTCGCTCGCGTACTCCCGGCGGATGGTCTCGTCGTCGAAGAGCCGAAACGGCGACTGGTACGGTTTGTCGACGACGCTGACGACGTGGATCGATCCGTTCCTGAGCGTCGCGAGATCTCGTGCCGTTCGCAACAGCTGGTCGACGGTCTCGGGGTTGCTCACCGCGACGAGCAGTCGGTACTCCTCGGCGTCTCGAACCCCGGTCTCGAGGACTGTCTCGACGTCAGCCATGTCTCAGTCTCCTTTAGCGATACCGTCCGGACATCGTTCGCCATCGTCCGGGGACGGCACGTCGATTGGATACTCGTAACGTAGTATCCAGCTGTGTTAAACCTTGGCGGAAAATCAGTCGCCCTGGACCTGCTGTTGGATGTCCTCGACGACCTCGGGGTTGCGAAGCGTCGAGGTGTTACCTAACTCGTTGCCGCTTGCGATGTCCTCGAGCAGTCGGCGCATGATCTTGCCCGAGCGCGTCTTCGGCAGTTCGGGTGTGAAGACGACCTCTTCGGGTTTGGCGATCGGTCCGATCGCGTCGACGACGTTGTCGACGATCTCGTCTTCGAGCTCGTCGCCGCCTTCGTAGCCGTCCTCGAGGATCACGTAGGCGTAGACCGCCTCGCCTTTGATCTCGTGGTCGCCGCCGACGACGGCGGCTTCGGCGACGCCTTGGGTGCCGACGATCGCGCTCTCGACTTCCATCGTGCCGAGCCGGTGGCCGGAGACGTTGATGACGTCGTCGACGCGGCCCAGCACGGTGATGTAGCCGTCGTCGTCGATTTTGGCGCCGTCTTCGGGGAAGTAGACCCACTCGTCGGCCTCGGGATCTGAGTACTCGGTCCAGTACTCCTCGATGAAGCGTTCGTCGTTGCGATACAGCGTCCGGAGCATGCTGGGCCAGGGCTTGTCGATGGAGAGGTAGCCGGCCTCGCCGGCGTCGACCTCCTCGCCGGCGGCGTCGACGACGCGGACGTCGATGCCGGGGAGGCCGGGACCGGCGGCGCCGGGTTTCATGTCACAGACGCCGGGCAGCGTCGTGATGATGTGGCCGCCGGTTTCGGTCTGCCACCAGGTGTCGACGATCGGACACTGTTCGTCGCCGATGTGTTTGTAGTACCACTTCCAGGCCCGGGGGTTGATCGGTTCGCCGACGGTGCCGAGCAGGCGCAGCGAGGAGAGGTCGTGCTTTTCGGGGTACTCCGCACCCCACTTCATGAACGCGCGGACCGCCGTCGGTGCGGTGTAGAAGACGTCGACGTCGTAGTCGTCGACGATCTCCCAGAACCGATCCTTGTCCGGATAATCCGGCGTGCCCTCGTACATCACCGTCGTCGTTCCAAGCGCCAGTGGCCCGTAGACGATGTACGAATGGCCGGTGATCCAGCCGATGTCGGCCGAACACCAGTAGGTGTCCTCGGGCTCTAAATCGAGCACCGCGTGGCTCGTCCAGGCCGTATAGGCGAGATAGCCCGCGGTGGTGTGTTTCACGCCCTTGGGTTTGCCGGTCGTCCCCGAGGTGTACATGAGGAACAGCATGTCCTCGGCGTCGCGGGTGACGGGCTCGACGGTCTCGCCTTCGTGGGCGGCGACGAGTTCGTCGTAGTCGTACTGGTCGGCCCCGAGGTCGTGCTCTACGTCGTCGCCGAGGCGGTCGACGACGACCGTCGAGGTTTCGTGCTCGACGTCTGTGAGTCCCTCGTTGGCCTTCGAGAGGTGCTCGAGGGCGTCGCCGCGACGGTAGTAGCCGTCACAGGTGACGAGGTACTCGCTGTCGGACGAGTTCATCCGCGTTGCGAGTGCGTCCGCGGAGAAGCCGGCGAACACCACCGAGTGGGGTGCACCGATGCGAGCACAGGCGAGCATCGCGATCGGCAACTCGGGAACCATCGGCATGTACATCGTGACGACGTCGTCCTCTTCGACGCCCAGTTCACGCAGTGCCGCGGCGAACTCGTTGACCTCCGCGAGCAGTTCCGCGTAGGTGTAGGTGCGCTGCTCGCCGAGTTCGCCCTCCCACTCGATGGCGACGGCGTCGCCGCGGCCGTCTTCGACGTGACGGTCCAGACAGTTGTACGAGGCGTTGAGCTTCCCCCCCGTAAACCACTGGTAGGTGGGCGCGTCGTCCTCGACGAGTACCTCGTCGTACGCCTGTTCCCACTCGAGGAAGTCGGCCGCACGCTCCCAACACTCCGGCCACTCCTGTTCGAACTGCTCGTAGATCGACTCGTCGGTGACGTTGGCCTGCTCGACGAACTCCGCCGGCGGCTCGAACGTCTCCCGTTCTTCGAGTCGCGCCTCGAGCTCGACGTCGGACTCCTCGGTTTCGTCTCCCATGGTCATCGCCAGCATTGTTACTAACTCAGGATAAGTGTTCCCATAACCACCGCTCAGTATGCTGGTTTTTACCATATCACAACTGTTACTCTCGAGTTATATGTCGCCCGGAAAGGCGGGTAAGTCGACGATACCCGATATCGATATCGACGGCCACCGGAGATGGTCGGTTAGTCCGTGATGTGGGTAATCGACGTATCCGCGGCTCACGCGATCCCGATCCGTTCGCTGTAGGCGCCGTACTCCGCTTCGAAAACGCCCATGATCTCGCCCATCGTCGCGTAGGCCTTGACGGCGTCGACGACGTAGGGCATCGTGTTCTCGTCGCGGTCGATCGCCCCGCACAGATCTTCGAGAGCCGCTTCGACGTCATCGTCGTCGCGGTCGGCTTTCACGCGCTCTAGACGCTCGAGTTGGTGTTCCGTAGTCGTCTCCTCGTCGACCTGAAGGATGTCGGGGCTCGTATCTTCCTCGATCGTGTACTCGTTGACGCCGACGACGACCTCCTCGTCGCGTTCGACCCGTTCCTGGTACTCGTAGGAAGCCTCCTGGATCTCCCGGAGGAAGTAGCCCTCGTCGATCCCAGCGAGGACGCCGTCGCGCACCGACCCGTCGCCCATGTCACGGATCTCCTCGATGTAGGTCATCGTCCGCTCTTCGATC contains:
- the ftsZ gene encoding cell division protein FtsZ, which encodes MDSIVEDAIDEAESGEGSEIPGEADAETEHASGTMTDDELADVLDDLQTDITVVGCGGAGGNTVNRMQEEGIHGAKLVAANTDVQHLVEIEADTKILMGEEKTGGRGAGSLPQVGEEAALESQGDIYNAVEGSDMVFVTAGLGGGTGTGSAPVVAKAAREAGALTISIVTTPFTAEGEVRRTNAEAGLERLRDVSDTVIVVPNDRLLDSVGKLPVRQAFKVSDEVLMRSVKGITELITKPGLVNLDFADVRTVMERGGVAMIGLGESDSEAKAEDSVKTALRSPLLDVDISSASSALVNVTGGSDMAIEEAEGVVEEIYDRIDPDARIIWGTSIDEALEGQMRTMIVVTGVESPQIYGRPDDEQASPPADDIDFVD
- a CDS encoding D-aminoacyl-tRNA deacylase, translated to MIAIVESRADSASEHICTLLRELVDWERRRDDTRPASDGGGTWYRTEGAELRSFDEIHLELERPAEAFDCEPELLVFASRHSGETGPLLTGHFTGNFGPAEYGGEDGTLARTCPNALARLLEAFDEYAPAGYDVGMECTHHGPTDVGVPSLFAELGSDQTQWDDPAGAEAVARAILDLRGVSPHREPFADSTAPTCRDDESIPRRQVVGFGGGHYVPRFERIVRETSWAVGHVAAEWALEAMGDPDESRDILEAAFERSRTDLAVVEGGRPVLEDVLEELGYRVVGETWLREVGDRSRSLVETVEGELGTVSDGVRFGRERTTPAAVVSLPDELVDAAEGIDPDRAWSAVADRTVAFETENGGSRVGGRAAVADADAREEVVEALADVLEDGYDAVSITDEAVVVRETAFDPALAREAGVPEGPKFGRLADGESVIVDGGEIDPEAVHVERTIRFPI
- a CDS encoding HTH domain-containing protein, which produces MTDTSAPTRRVELRVRNRPSACVIDAVETTISRLEHLAEIDAIATLEVETWNTTTLDTIDACESENATAPVERFRAWARRRGCTLEPAFRRRTVDSLIVSETSTELVVPIVTVAVYEGDDLACVAPCVSGDDVYTVDDCLRALEDGSTELLPSSFGQGESSEDLDRPDREWASA
- a CDS encoding 2,5-diamino-6-(ribosylamino)-4(3H)-pyrimidinone 5'-phosphate reductase translates to MHVVVNAAMSADGKLSSKRREQLAISGSEDFDRVDRLRADSDAVVVGVGTVLADDPHLTLDDPARRTRRREVGEPDQPARVVVDSRARTPADAQVLDDAASTYLLVSEAARRKRRAELARDGLEFVTAGEDRVDLPQAFAALEREGLERLMVEGGGELIFSLFEAGLVDRCSVFVGPMIIGGSEAPTLADGEGFLEEFPELELAGLEQLDDGVVLHWDIEA
- the acs gene encoding acetate--CoA ligase; the encoded protein is MGDETEESDVELEARLEERETFEPPAEFVEQANVTDESIYEQFEQEWPECWERAADFLEWEQAYDEVLVEDDAPTYQWFTGGKLNASYNCLDRHVEDGRGDAVAIEWEGELGEQRTYTYAELLAEVNEFAAALRELGVEEDDVVTMYMPMVPELPIAMLACARIGAPHSVVFAGFSADALATRMNSSDSEYLVTCDGYYRRGDALEHLSKANEGLTDVEHETSTVVVDRLGDDVEHDLGADQYDYDELVAAHEGETVEPVTRDAEDMLFLMYTSGTTGKPKGVKHTTAGYLAYTAWTSHAVLDLEPEDTYWCSADIGWITGHSYIVYGPLALGTTTVMYEGTPDYPDKDRFWEIVDDYDVDVFYTAPTAVRAFMKWGAEYPEKHDLSSLRLLGTVGEPINPRAWKWYYKHIGDEQCPIVDTWWQTETGGHIITTLPGVCDMKPGAAGPGLPGIDVRVVDAAGEEVDAGEAGYLSIDKPWPSMLRTLYRNDERFIEEYWTEYSDPEADEWVYFPEDGAKIDDDGYITVLGRVDDVINVSGHRLGTMEVESAIVGTQGVAEAAVVGGDHEIKGEAVYAYVILEDGYEGGDELEDEIVDNVVDAIGPIAKPEEVVFTPELPKTRSGKIMRRLLEDIASGNELGNTSTLRNPEVVEDIQQQVQGD
- a CDS encoding MTH865 family protein codes for the protein MADEEELRTQLTEAFEGADYPVTNQMDLVPALPDGPGTTFESGDVSMTAMELGTRLSSHQEFPYEDVDSLVDDVIEGLKAEGEL
- a CDS encoding polyprenyl synthetase family protein; this encodes MRETLAEWRPAIDDAIADLLPREIDDEYLESFFGEPTYEYDPDGIQRVLADPIWDLLDRGGKRWRAVLFLVFVEAFGEEPDAYLPYACIPEILHNGTIIVDDVEDEASMRRGEPALHHEYGEDVALNAGNAMYFLPLKLLTHGPGELSPETRLEAYEMLTHELNRTHLGQGMDICWHNEREVRIDREQYLEMCACKTGCLGRIVARLAAIITDQPAEIEEHVATYAELTAVAFQIGDDILDVENSLGRAGEFGKAFGNDVREGKKTLLVIHAIEESPPAEAERLEAILGAETNTDEEIHEALSILEESGSIEYARERALELAAEAREHVREADLDPETTRRLEEFTEFVVEREV
- a CDS encoding universal stress protein, whose product is MADVETVLETGVRDAEEYRLLVAVSNPETVDQLLRTARDLATLRNGSIHVVSVVDKPYQSPFRLFDDETIRREYASEHSAIIDRAIEIGDDADVEVTGSVVVARRAVDGILETVTDVDADELLVGWHQSTRPTETVLGTTVDALVERAPCDLLVERIGETADGVDSVLVPVADSTHAELATRVGYAIAVANDARVLVLSVATDDADRSRAHENVRTVTEKLTNAAIASDISGTDERVDGGDVADADDPSHERVAEPTVAGVDGTVLTDEDVVGAIVDEAEHHDVVAMGATRGGALRRRLVGSIAQQVARRSDCTLLLARRWTKPSRLTQLLGRFRRS
- a CDS encoding 2Fe-2S iron-sulfur cluster-binding protein, encoding MTEYIVEFVGTGETITCSDKETILSRCLEEGITQEYSCRVGMCLACSAEIIEGEVTQPAARGLTEAEAERFALTCMARPQSDLKLERGVYPPSIEDGVDAEATSDPTPADD